A genome region from Glycine max cultivar Williams 82 chromosome 5, Glycine_max_v4.0, whole genome shotgun sequence includes the following:
- the LBD23 gene encoding LBD domain-containing transcription factor, producing MSCNGCRVLRKGCSESCMLRPCLQWIETAQAQGHATVFVAKFFGRAGLMSFISNVPENQRPALFQSLLFEACGRTVNPVNGAVGLLWTGNWHVCQAAVETVLRGGTLRPMPELMGLDAPAAAATDEASEAEVACTDTWRIRNPNPNCRFTSSRSSGCGGGGKRKRSEELAKLQAQPNLDLRLTPVFSQKVESRRPESPSMTSVESGTTTENRFGDQWGHRKVLNLFI from the exons aTGAGTTGCAACGGGTGCCGCGTTCTTCGAAAGGGATGCAGCGAGTCCTGTATGTTGCGCCCTTGTTTGCAGTGGATCGAAACCGCCCAAGCTCAAGGCCACGCCACTGTCTTCGTCGCCAAATTCTTCGGCCGTGCCGGCCTCATGTCCTTCATTTCCAACGTTCCAGAAAATCAAAGACCCG CGCTGTTTCAGTCGCTGCTCTTCGAAGCGTGCGGGAGAACGGTGAACCCCGTGAACGGCGCCGTGGGACTTCTCTGGACCGGGAACTGGCACGTTTGCCAGGCCGCGGTGGAGACGGTGCTCCGCGGTGGCACGCTGAGGCCCATGCCGGAGCTCATGGGCCTCGACGCTCCCGCCGCCGCGGCCACCGATGAAGCATCGGAGGCCGAAGTGGCCTGCACCGACACGTGGAGGATCCGAAACCCGAACCCGAATTGCCGGTTCACAAGCTCGCGGTCCTCCGGCTGCGGCGGCGGCGGCAAACGCAAGCGGTCGGAGGAGCTGGCAAAGCTTCAGGCGCAGCCGAATCTCGATCTCCGGCTGACGCCGGTTTTTTCGCAGAAGGTTGAGAGCCGCCGGCCGGAATCTCCGTCGATGACATCGGTGGAATCCGGAACGACGACGGAGAACAGATTTGGGGATCAGTGGGGTCACCGGAAAGTTCTCAACCTTTTCATTTGA